From the genome of Mycobacterium dioxanotrophicus, one region includes:
- a CDS encoding SDR family oxidoreductase, whose protein sequence is MILDRFRLDDKVAIVTGAGRGLGAAIAVAFAEAGADVVIASRTQSQLEDVAEQIRGIGRKAHVVAADLAHPEATAELAGAATSAFGKLDIVVNNVGGTMPAPLVNTSTQALRDAFTFNVSTAHALTAAAVPLMLEHSGGGSIINITSTMGRLAGRGFVAYGTAKAALAHYTRLAALDLCPRIRVNAIAPGSILTSALDIVASNDALREPMEKVTPMRRLGDPEDIAAAAVYLASPAGSYLTGKILEVDGGITYPNLDLPIPDL, encoded by the coding sequence GTGATTCTGGACAGATTCCGACTCGACGACAAGGTTGCGATCGTCACCGGAGCTGGCCGCGGCCTGGGCGCGGCCATCGCCGTGGCCTTCGCTGAAGCAGGCGCCGACGTGGTCATCGCGTCCCGCACACAATCCCAACTCGAGGACGTGGCCGAGCAGATTCGAGGCATCGGCCGCAAGGCCCACGTGGTGGCCGCCGACCTCGCGCACCCGGAGGCCACCGCCGAACTCGCGGGGGCCGCAACGAGTGCGTTCGGGAAACTAGACATCGTCGTCAACAACGTCGGCGGCACCATGCCCGCACCGCTCGTCAACACATCGACCCAGGCCCTGCGCGACGCGTTCACGTTCAATGTTTCGACCGCGCACGCACTCACCGCGGCCGCGGTGCCGCTGATGCTCGAACACTCGGGCGGCGGCAGCATCATCAACATCACCTCGACCATGGGACGGCTGGCCGGGCGCGGCTTCGTCGCGTACGGGACCGCCAAGGCCGCCCTGGCGCACTACACCCGGTTGGCGGCGCTCGACCTGTGCCCGCGCATCCGGGTCAACGCCATCGCGCCCGGCTCGATCCTCACCTCGGCCCTGGACATCGTCGCGAGCAACGACGCGCTGCGCGAGCCGATGGAGAAAGTCACGCCGATGCGCCGGCTCGGCGATCCGGAGGACATCGCCGCCGCCGCAGTCTATTTGGCCTCGCCCGCGGGCAGCTACCTGACCGGAAAGATCCTTGAGGTCGACGGCGGCATCACCTACCCGAACCTCGATCTGCCCATCCCCGACCTGTAA
- a CDS encoding NAD(P)H-dependent amine dehydrogenase family protein, producing MSIRVAAIGTGNVGRHALSQLITNPDYELTAVWVSSPNKAGKDAGELAGLDVSTGVVATTDLDEVLATKPECAVYTAMADNRLPEALEDYRRILAAGVNVVGSSAVFLQYPWQVLPAELVEPLEQAAQEGRSSLFINGIDPGFANDLLPLALAGTCQRIEQIRCMEIVDYATYDSATVMFDVMGFGKPLDETPMLLQPGVLSLAWGSVVRQLAAGLGIELDEVTETHVREPAPEDFDIASGHIPKGTTAAMRFEVRGMVDGRAAVVLEHVTRLRDDLCPSWPQPAQAGGSYRVELTGEPSYALDLCLSSPNGDHNHAGLVATAARVVNAIPAVVAAAPGIRTTLDLPLVTGKGLYAAG from the coding sequence GTGAGCATTCGCGTCGCAGCGATCGGCACCGGCAACGTCGGCCGCCACGCCCTGTCCCAGTTGATCACCAATCCGGACTACGAACTCACCGCGGTCTGGGTGTCCTCGCCGAACAAGGCCGGCAAGGACGCCGGAGAGCTTGCGGGACTGGATGTTTCGACGGGCGTCGTGGCCACCACCGATCTCGACGAGGTGCTGGCCACCAAACCGGAATGCGCCGTGTACACCGCGATGGCCGACAACCGCCTGCCAGAGGCGCTGGAGGATTACCGACGCATCCTGGCCGCCGGGGTCAATGTCGTGGGCAGCTCGGCGGTGTTCCTGCAATACCCGTGGCAGGTGCTGCCCGCCGAACTGGTCGAGCCCCTCGAGCAGGCCGCGCAAGAGGGTCGTTCCTCCCTCTTTATCAACGGCATCGACCCGGGCTTCGCCAATGACCTTCTGCCCCTTGCCCTTGCCGGGACGTGCCAACGTATCGAGCAGATCCGCTGCATGGAGATCGTCGACTACGCCACCTATGACAGCGCGACCGTGATGTTCGACGTGATGGGTTTCGGCAAGCCGCTGGACGAGACGCCAATGCTGCTGCAGCCGGGTGTCCTGAGCCTGGCTTGGGGCTCGGTGGTGCGCCAGCTGGCCGCCGGGTTGGGAATCGAGCTCGACGAAGTGACCGAGACCCACGTACGTGAACCAGCGCCAGAGGATTTCGACATCGCGTCCGGTCACATCCCGAAAGGTACGACGGCCGCGATGCGGTTCGAGGTCCGCGGCATGGTCGACGGTCGCGCCGCCGTGGTGCTCGAACACGTCACGCGGCTGCGTGACGACCTGTGCCCGAGCTGGCCGCAGCCCGCACAGGCGGGCGGCTCGTACCGCGTCGAGCTGACCGGTGAGCCCTCGTACGCCCTGGACCTGTGCCTGAGCAGTCCCAACGGCGACCACAACCACGCGGGCCTGGTGGCCACGGCCGCCCGCGTCGTGAACGCCATCCCGGCGGTCGTCGCGGCAGCACCGGGAATCCGCACGACGCTGGATTTGCCATTGGTGACAGGCAAAGGGCTATACGCCGCCGGGTGA
- a CDS encoding Nramp family divalent metal transporter, whose amino-acid sequence MLQDVTARKRSSWLLLGPAFVAAIAYVDPGNVAANISAGSQFGYLLVWVIVLANVMAGLVQYLSAKLGLVTGRSLPETVADHTQNRGRIAYWLQAELVAVATDIAEVVGGAIALQLLFKLPLLMGGVITGSVSLLLLAVQDRRGQGMFERVITGMLLVIAIGFLTSLFVETPPPGAVAEGLIPRFHGVESLLLATAMLGATVMPHAVYLHSGLARDRHGHPEAGERRRLLLRMTRFDVGLAMVVAGAVNLAMLLVAATNLQGRNDTDSIEGAHAAVQDALGPTVALLFAIGLLASGLASTSVGAYAGAMIMQGLLRRHYPLLLRRLITLVPALAVLAIGVDPSRALVLSQVVLSFGIPFALIPLVRFTSDKALMGDDTNHRVTTMLGWTVAATITVLNVVLIYLTVTG is encoded by the coding sequence TTGCTGCAGGACGTCACGGCACGCAAGCGGTCGAGTTGGTTGCTGCTCGGCCCGGCGTTCGTCGCCGCGATCGCCTATGTGGACCCCGGCAATGTCGCCGCCAACATCAGTGCCGGCTCGCAGTTCGGCTACCTGCTGGTGTGGGTGATTGTTCTGGCCAATGTCATGGCCGGCCTGGTGCAGTACCTGTCGGCCAAACTCGGGCTGGTGACGGGCCGCTCGCTGCCCGAGACCGTCGCCGACCACACGCAGAACCGTGGGCGCATCGCGTACTGGCTGCAGGCCGAACTGGTCGCCGTGGCGACCGATATCGCCGAGGTCGTGGGTGGCGCGATCGCCCTGCAACTGCTGTTCAAGCTGCCTCTTCTGATGGGCGGAGTGATCACCGGCAGCGTGTCGCTGCTGCTACTGGCGGTGCAGGACCGGCGCGGGCAGGGGATGTTCGAGCGGGTCATCACCGGCATGCTGCTGGTCATCGCCATCGGATTCTTGACCAGCCTGTTCGTCGAGACCCCACCGCCTGGGGCGGTCGCCGAGGGCCTGATCCCGCGCTTCCACGGCGTCGAGAGCCTGCTGCTGGCCACCGCGATGCTGGGCGCGACGGTCATGCCGCACGCCGTCTATCTGCACTCCGGGTTGGCCCGCGACCGCCACGGCCACCCGGAGGCCGGTGAACGCCGACGCCTGCTGCTGCGCATGACCCGCTTCGACGTCGGGTTGGCCATGGTGGTGGCCGGCGCGGTGAATCTCGCCATGCTGCTGGTCGCCGCCACCAACCTGCAGGGACGCAACGACACCGATTCGATCGAGGGCGCCCACGCCGCCGTTCAGGATGCCCTGGGCCCGACGGTCGCGTTGTTGTTCGCGATCGGACTGCTCGCCTCGGGGCTCGCCTCCACCTCGGTCGGCGCGTATGCCGGCGCGATGATCATGCAGGGTCTGCTGCGGCGGCACTACCCCTTGCTGCTGCGACGGTTGATCACCCTCGTTCCCGCACTGGCCGTGCTGGCCATCGGCGTCGACCCCAGCCGCGCGTTGGTGCTCTCGCAGGTGGTCCTGTCGTTCGGCATACCGTTCGCGCTGATCCCGCTGGTCCGCTTCACCAGCGACAAAGCCCTGATGGGCGACGACACCAACCACCGAGTGACCACCATGCTGGGCTGGACGGTCGCGGCAACCATTACCGTGCTGAACGTGGTTCTGATTTATCTGACCGTCACGGGCTGA
- a CDS encoding poly-gamma-glutamate hydrolase family protein — translation MRHLYFAYGSNLCVSQMAARCPGALSPRPARLDGHDWLINERGVATVEPFDGSAVHGVLWHVTDHDLAVLDSAEGVPVRYRRDRLTVHTVDGPTSAWVYIDHRVNPGPPRPGYLERIIAGAIHHELPAHWIKFLRRWDPAGWPQPTSLTNIPEPHSLSSLLEVPGVDERSELRSRFGFLAIHGGGLEQMTDVIAERAAAASSASVYVVRHPDGYPHHLPSAHYLATESACLTAFLEHVEAVVSLHGYGRIGRSTQLLAGGSDRVLARHVAGHIVIPGYQVITDLAAIPRELRGLHPDNPVNRVRGVQLELPPRVRGLSPRSPLPADDGISPVTAALIDGLSAAARIWRLPSGE, via the coding sequence ATGCGGCACCTGTACTTCGCCTACGGCTCCAATCTGTGCGTGTCACAGATGGCTGCCCGCTGCCCGGGTGCGCTCAGCCCACGGCCGGCGCGCCTCGACGGTCACGACTGGCTGATCAACGAACGCGGCGTCGCCACAGTGGAACCATTCGACGGATCCGCGGTGCACGGCGTGCTGTGGCATGTGACAGACCATGATCTGGCCGTGTTGGACAGCGCCGAGGGCGTGCCCGTGCGCTATCGGCGGGACCGGCTGACGGTGCACACCGTCGACGGACCCACGTCGGCGTGGGTCTACATCGACCACCGCGTCAACCCCGGCCCGCCACGGCCCGGATACCTGGAGCGCATCATCGCCGGTGCCATCCACCACGAGCTCCCGGCGCACTGGATCAAGTTCTTGCGACGCTGGGATCCGGCAGGCTGGCCTCAGCCCACGTCTTTGACGAATATCCCTGAGCCACACTCGCTCTCGTCACTCCTCGAGGTTCCCGGAGTCGACGAGCGCAGTGAGCTGCGCTCGCGCTTCGGTTTCCTGGCCATCCACGGCGGCGGGCTGGAGCAGATGACCGATGTGATCGCCGAGCGCGCCGCGGCCGCGTCCTCGGCGTCGGTGTATGTGGTGCGCCACCCTGACGGCTATCCGCACCACCTGCCTTCTGCGCACTATCTCGCGACTGAATCTGCATGTCTCACAGCCTTTCTCGAGCACGTGGAGGCAGTAGTCTCACTGCACGGCTACGGCCGGATCGGGCGCAGCACCCAGTTGCTCGCCGGCGGTTCGGACCGAGTTCTCGCCCGCCACGTGGCCGGGCACATCGTCATCCCCGGCTACCAGGTGATCACCGACTTGGCGGCCATCCCTCGCGAACTGCGTGGCCTGCATCCGGACAATCCGGTGAACCGGGTGCGGGGCGTGCAGCTGGAGCTGCCGCCGCGGGTGCGGGGCCTGAGCCCGCGCAGTCCCTTGCCTGCCGACGACGGGATCTCGCCGGTGACGGCTGCACTCATCGACGGCCTGTCCGCCGCAGCGCGGATTTGGCGGTTACCCTCGGGCGAGTGA